The DNA segment AAGAAAGATATGGCTGCAGATCTTCATAAGAAAACCAGGGAACATCCAATAAGAGCTTCCTGATTTCTCCAAGCTTTTCTTCCCGGACGGTTCTAAGGCATATCGCACAGTAGGTTTCCTCCGGTGGACAAAGCGTATCACAGCCTTGGCAGGCATGCCATTTATCCATTTTTTTTAATTTATTATAGGCCAGCGCTTTTCGGGTGAAACCGGCCAATTTCTTTTGCAAGGCTTCGTCAGCTATCTCGTGGGTATATTGCCGGATTCCAGCTAATTCCTGCTCGTCCAGGCGGATAGCCGCTAAGCTTTGCTTTAAGGAAACAGAATGCTCCGTATTCTCTTGATTCTTACAATCTTTCAAATATCCTGCCTGGAAACGGATATCTTTGACAATTTTTTCACCGATAAATCGATTTAGCTTACCAATAATGCCCTCTTTTAGCATAAATAAATGGTGACACCACACCGAATTGCTCACCGTTACGAACATCAAGCCTCGCTCAAACTTTACCGGGCAGGAGTGCTGGGCAATATCATCACCCACAATCTCAGACCAGCGTTCCATGATAAGTTCCGCATGATATCTTTTTTTTAAACCCAATTGCTGCAGCGTATTATGCAAAATTTCACTAATACCTTGCATCCTCATCACTCCATGACCTTGCCGTTCTGCACATAATAATAATGTCCCATTTTCTTTTCGGGAAAATAATTCTGATCGGTCGCCGTAACAAAGGTCTGAATTTTATCTTTAATAAAGAAAAGTAGTTGTTCTCGCCGTTCGGCATCCAGTTCACTCATGACATCGTCCAGGAGCAATACCGGATATTCACCGGTCTCTGATTTGATAAATTCCAGTTCCGCCAGCTTCAACGCCAATACGGCCGTCCGCTGCTGTCCCTGGGAACCAAAAGATTTCAACTGAATTCCCTCATTGACCGTGAATACCAGATCGTCCCGATGCGGTCCGATACCGGTGCTGCCCCGGTAGATATCCTGCTGACGCAGCTTCAGCAATTGCTCCCGGTACCAGACCGGGAGATCTTTATCCGCCACCTGCTCATTTTCCGCCATCCCGGCCATAAAATAAGCAACAGACAGGTTTTCCTTACTCGCGGTAATCCGGCGGTGCATTAAATTGGCCAGCATGGCCAGCTTTTTTATAGCTTCCTTCCGCTTAACGGTAATGCCGGCGGCAGCCTTGATGAGCTGCTCATCCCAAGGCTCCAGCATAGCGGCATTTAACCGGTTATCTCTAATCTTTTTTAACAGATGATTACGCTGCGTAACAATCCGGTTGTAAGTTAAGAGTTGGCTATAGTAGGAAGGACTGGCCTGGGAAATTTCCACATCAATAAACTGGCGCCGGGCTACCGGCTGTCCTTTAATCAGAGTCAGATCCTCCGGTGCAAACAGCACAACATTCAACGCGCCAATCAGCTCTTTAACCTTTATAGTATATCCATTATAAGTAATTTCTTTATTACTTTTTTTAGTCTCGCCCTGGGAAAATCGAAAAGCCAAGTCATTTTGGACATCCAAACGCGAAAAATTAAGCTGGATACGTCCTAATGAATGCTTCCAGCGAATAAGTTCCTGATCCGAATAGGTACGGTAAGACCGTCCCATGGCCCCAATATAAATAGCTTCCAGAATATTGGTCTTTCCCTGGGCGTTATTGCCCAGGAATATATTGATATTATGGGAAAAAGCAAGCGACAAATCCGCATAATTTCTGAAATTATGCAGCGTTAGGTGATTGATTCTCATGCAGCACCTTTATTCAACGGCTACTTTCCAGGTTCCAATCCCTTTGACAGTAACCGTATCACCGGGATAAATTTTCTTTCTTCGCTCAGAAACAACCTGTCCGTTCAGTTCAATCAGCCCGTCGCTAAGCAGCAGCTTGACCTGACCGCCGCTTTCTACCACACCAATCCATTTTAATAGCTGGTCCAACTGAATCAATTGGGTGTCAATAAATACTTCTTCCATTTTTGCAAAAATCCTCACTCTAAAATTAACTTGTTCTCACTGGAGTAATAATATAGGTATAGTGCTCGTCATCCACCGGTTTAATGCAAGCCGGACTCAAGGGAGTGTTAAAAGAAAAAGTAATTTTTTCACTGTTGATATTCTTCATAATATCCGTTACATATTTTGCGTTAAACGCAATTTCCAGCCCGTTGCCGGCAATTACGGCCGGTACAGTCTCGCAAGCCTTGCCGACATCGGGATTATTGGAGTTGATAACAACCATATCATTTTCAAATGACAGCTTAATGACATTATATTCCCCGTCTCTGGCCAGTAAAGATACCCGCTCTACGGCGTCAAGAAAATTATCGGTCGGCAGCGTTACCTGCGTGGCGAAGCTATCGGGAATAACCCGATTATAATCAGGGAATTGCCCTTCAATGACTCTCGATTTTATGTAAACATTATCAAAAGAGAAAGAAACCTGATTCTTATGGCAAGAAACCACCACATCCAAGGGATGCTCCGATACCAGCAGACGAGCCAGTTCAGTTAATATCTTGGAAGGTATGATTATTTTAACCTCTTTTTCAGAATTTTCTAAATTGTCCTCTTTTAATGCTAACCGATGAGTATTAGTAGCTACCATTTTAGCATTAAACCGATTGATTTCCAAGAGTGCTCCGGTAAAGATCGGCCGAGCCTCGTCGGTGGCACAGGAAAAAACCGTTTTTTTGATCAGTTCCCGGAATACATTGTCCTTAATAAGAAAACTGGTTTCTCCCTCCAGCTTGTTGATAACCGGAAATTCTTCGGCGGGCATCAATAGAAGATTAAACTGAGCTGAGTTGGAAGTAATTTGTATGGTTTTCTCTGCCGGCAGGGATAAAATATGAATGGTTTCGCCGGGAAGTTTCCGGACAAGCTCTTGTAGGTAACGGCCGGATAGCACAATTGTTCCCGGTTCATCAATTTGGGCGTCTATTTTACAACAAATGCCGATTTCATAGTCTGTAGCCTGTAATTCCAGCTTTCCATCGAGTGCCGATAGGTAAATTCCTGTCAAGATAGGCAGCGTAGATTTGCTGGCTACCGCTTTTTGCACAGTTTGCACAGCATGGGTAAGCAATTCTTTGGAGCAGGATATTTTCATAAACGTACCTCCCGTTGGTATATTATTACTATAAAAGACATAATATATAAGAAAATTAGTCGTAATAGTCGTAGGGCCTGTAGATATGTTGATAAATGGAAATATAGCTTGTCGAATAAGAAAATATCATGTGCATAACATGTCGATAAACGGGTAAGCAGTTATGCACAAAATTCACAGGTTTTTACTGTGGAAAATATATTAACATTTCATCAACAGAGATATCTTTCTGTTATAAACAGATATAAACAGAGTTAACCACAGAGGGATAAGTGGCCTAGGGAACGATAGCTTTATTCACACTGCACATCCTGGCGGATTTTTTTATATCTGGCTGCGTCAGCCCCCAAATATCTCGTCAGGCTGGCAGACTCATTAAATCAGCGGTTTTCTAGACACTTTCGATACGTTTGATCAGTTCCTTTAACGTATTGCTTAGCTTGGTGTCCTCATTCCGCTCACGGGCAATTTTGTCATGGGCGTGAATAACAGTAGTGTGGTCACGGCCGCCAAACATTTCACCGATACGCGGCAAAGAGGTATCGGTCAGTTCCCGGCACAGATACATGGCTATTTGGCGAGGATAGGCCACATTGCGGGTACGCTTTTTGGCCAATAGCTCGTCTATCTTTATTTTAAAATAGGAGGAAACAATTTCCTGAATAAGCTCCATGGTGATTTGTTTGGGGCGTCCGTTGGGGAATATGTCTTTTAAAGCCTCAGTTGCCAGATTGATGTCGATGGTTTGGTTGGTTAGGGAGGCGTAGGCCATCACTCTGATCAGAGCGCCTTCCAGTTCGCGAATGTTGTTGTCGATACGGCTGGCAATGTAGACCATGACATCATTGGGAATATTCAGATTTTCCAGCATGGCTTTTTTACGTAAAATGGCGATTCTTGTTTCTAAGTCAGGTGGTTGGATATCGGTAATCAGTCCCCATTCAAAGCGGGAACGTAACCGGTCTTCCAGCGTTTGTATTTCACGAGGTGGCCGGTCGCTGGAAATAATAATTTGCTTATTGGCCTCATGCAAGGTATTGAAAGTATGGAAAAATTCTTCCTGAGTATGTTCTTTTTTCGATAAAAACTGAATATCGTCGACCAGGAGTACATCAATATTACGGTATTTTTGGCGAAAACTTTCCGGTTTGCCGTCCCGGATAGAATTGATTAATTCATTGGTAAACTTTTCGCTGGAAATGTAGACAACCTTGATACCGGGGTAACTTTGCAGGATTCGGTGGCCTATGGCGTGCATCAGGTGAGTCTTGCCAAGTCCGACCCCGCCGTAAATAAAGAAAGGATTATAGACCTGGGCCGGTGCTTCGGCCACGGCCAGTGATGCGGCATGGGCAAAACGGTTGGAATTACCGATAACGAAGGTTTCAAATACATATTTAGGATTTAATACGACTAGGGAATCGTCCGGCAATGAAATAGCCGGTGGCTTGATCATCGGCGGCGGCAGTTGGATAGACTCAAGTGGCAGTGTTTCCTGCAGCTCTGATGTTCGTGTCGCAGCTATTTCATGGCTGGCGTTATTGGCAGAGCCCGGCGTGGAATATGTTTCGGCCGGTGACTGACCGGCAATAGAGCGGGAGATGCCGGACGGAATAGGCTGTACTGGTGCGGCAATATGTTCATCATCTAAATTAAGATTGGTTATTTTTATATTCATAGGTTTTCCCAGGATCTGATGGACGGCATTTTCAATTTGCGGCATGTATTTAGTTTCCAGCCATTCCTTCATAATTTGCCGGGGAGTTCCTATTTCCAAGGTATCAGCGGTAAGAGAAAGAAGAATCGCATCCTTAATCCAAGTATCAAACAGGGGTTTGATGATTTCACCTTCCAGTTTTTTTAATACTTGTTCCCAAAGTGCCGTTAATTGTACTTTGTCCATATAGTCAGTCCTTTCCTGATAAGCACCTTGGGGCGTGTTTAAAGAACTATCCGAAACGTTCCCGATTGGCGCTTTTTGTGCCATATTTGTAAAATTTTTGGAAATAGGGGCCGCTATTCCTGCAAAATTTTGCCCTATCTGGCGCAAAATTCATTCGCCATAGACCTGTTAGGTTAAAACACGCCCCAGTTATTAACATATAATAAATTAAAATATTGGGGTTATCCACAGGATTATCAACAACTGTGAATAAAAACAGGAGAATATGGTGAATTTGAAGAAAAAAAAATACAAAAGCAGCTATTGGAAAATAACCCATAGCCTTGTATTATAAGTAATTGTCGGTATATATGAGTATTGTGGATAAAGCTGTGCATAACAGCCGAATTTTGTGAATAACTCTGCTTTTTATGTATATAATCTACATTGTGCAAAGGTAAAAAGGACAATCTGCTAGTTAATATATTAACAAAAGCCTGGGTAGTTATCAACACATTTTTCGGTTGATTGACAAGAATTGTCATATTTATCCACAATTTAACCGATAGTTCTGAGGATAAGTAGAGTTATTGTCTAAGTAATTTTCTTGACACCATAGGTTGTCTAGTCTATAATTTTTTATAGTTAAAATAGATTGTTTTAACATGGGATTGTTACGCTTGTATGTAAGCAAGGAGGTGTAAATAGATGAAACGTACTTACCAACCTAATACACTATGGAAAAAAAGAACGCATGGTTTTCGTGAGCGTATGAGCACACAAGGTGGCCGTATTGTTCTGAAAAGAAGACGTGCTAGAGGTAGAAAGAAATTATCCGCATAGTAGGCCGCCGGTGAGTGGCCTATTTTTTCCATATGACAGGATGATCTAAGTGTACAAGTTAAAAAAGCAGGGAATATTGCATAAGAATAAGCAATTCCAAACCGTTTATAAAACAGGCAAGTCGTATAGTAACCGAATGCT comes from the Propionispora hippei DSM 15287 genome and includes:
- the dnaN gene encoding DNA polymerase III subunit beta; translation: MKISCSKELLTHAVQTVQKAVASKSTLPILTGIYLSALDGKLELQATDYEIGICCKIDAQIDEPGTIVLSGRYLQELVRKLPGETIHILSLPAEKTIQITSNSAQFNLLLMPAEEFPVINKLEGETSFLIKDNVFRELIKKTVFSCATDEARPIFTGALLEINRFNAKMVATNTHRLALKEDNLENSEKEVKIIIPSKILTELARLLVSEHPLDVVVSCHKNQVSFSFDNVYIKSRVIEGQFPDYNRVIPDSFATQVTLPTDNFLDAVERVSLLARDGEYNVIKLSFENDMVVINSNNPDVGKACETVPAVIAGNGLEIAFNAKYVTDIMKNINSEKITFSFNTPLSPACIKPVDDEHYTYIITPVRTS
- a CDS encoding RNA-binding S4 domain-containing protein, with the protein product MEEVFIDTQLIQLDQLLKWIGVVESGGQVKLLLSDGLIELNGQVVSERRKKIYPGDTVTVKGIGTWKVAVE
- a CDS encoding DUF721 domain-containing protein, whose product is MQGISEILHNTLQQLGLKKRYHAELIMERWSEIVGDDIAQHSCPVKFERGLMFVTVSNSVWCHHLFMLKEGIIGKLNRFIGEKIVKDIRFQAGYLKDCKNQENTEHSVSLKQSLAAIRLDEQELAGIRQYTHEIADEALQKKLAGFTRKALAYNKLKKMDKWHACQGCDTLCPPEETYCAICLRTVREEKLGEIRKLLLDVPWFSYEDLQPYLSCTRSEFDRAKSELLARLCLEYTAKNGQVDSVHRTTIVMLMESVGPDEITPETVDHTLEKFRRKQHVFAPRS
- the dnaA gene encoding chromosomal replication initiator protein DnaA, whose protein sequence is MDKVQLTALWEQVLKKLEGEIIKPLFDTWIKDAILLSLTADTLEIGTPRQIMKEWLETKYMPQIENAVHQILGKPMNIKITNLNLDDEHIAAPVQPIPSGISRSIAGQSPAETYSTPGSANNASHEIAATRTSELQETLPLESIQLPPPMIKPPAISLPDDSLVVLNPKYVFETFVIGNSNRFAHAASLAVAEAPAQVYNPFFIYGGVGLGKTHLMHAIGHRILQSYPGIKVVYISSEKFTNELINSIRDGKPESFRQKYRNIDVLLVDDIQFLSKKEHTQEEFFHTFNTLHEANKQIIISSDRPPREIQTLEDRLRSRFEWGLITDIQPPDLETRIAILRKKAMLENLNIPNDVMVYIASRIDNNIRELEGALIRVMAYASLTNQTIDINLATEALKDIFPNGRPKQITMELIQEIVSSYFKIKIDELLAKKRTRNVAYPRQIAMYLCRELTDTSLPRIGEMFGGRDHTTVIHAHDKIARERNEDTKLSNTLKELIKRIESV
- the rpmH gene encoding 50S ribosomal protein L34, which codes for MKRTYQPNTLWKKRTHGFRERMSTQGGRIVLKRRRARGRKKLSA
- the recF gene encoding DNA replication/repair protein RecF (All proteins in this family for which functions are known are DNA-binding proteins that assist the filamentation of RecA onto DNA for the initiation of recombination or recombinational repair.), with the protein product MRINHLTLHNFRNYADLSLAFSHNINIFLGNNAQGKTNILEAIYIGAMGRSYRTYSDQELIRWKHSLGRIQLNFSRLDVQNDLAFRFSQGETKKSNKEITYNGYTIKVKELIGALNVVLFAPEDLTLIKGQPVARRQFIDVEISQASPSYYSQLLTYNRIVTQRNHLLKKIRDNRLNAAMLEPWDEQLIKAAAGITVKRKEAIKKLAMLANLMHRRITASKENLSVAYFMAGMAENEQVADKDLPVWYREQLLKLRQQDIYRGSTGIGPHRDDLVFTVNEGIQLKSFGSQGQQRTAVLALKLAELEFIKSETGEYPVLLLDDVMSELDAERREQLLFFIKDKIQTFVTATDQNYFPEKKMGHYYYVQNGKVME